Proteins from a genomic interval of Chroococcidiopsis thermalis PCC 7203:
- a CDS encoding HypC/HybG/HupF family hydrogenase formation chaperone, with protein MCLAVPGKIISINNEQEPLMQTGKVSFGGVIKEVSLAYVPDAKVDDYVIVHVGFALSILDSQEAESTLNYLQEMQH; from the coding sequence GCAGTTCCAGGGAAAATTATCAGTATTAATAACGAACAAGAACCATTGATGCAAACTGGAAAAGTTAGCTTTGGTGGAGTAATTAAAGAAGTCAGTCTTGCCTATGTTCCTGACGCAAAAGTAGATGACTACGTAATCGTTCATGTAGGTTTTGCTCTGAGCATTCTCGATTCGCAGGAAGCAGAAAGTACGTTGAATTATTTACAAGAAATGCAACATTGA